The sequence GGATCTGTTTGCCTGCACGTGGCCTCCTGCCCCGTCATTCGGCTCCCGCAGCGCGGGCCGAGAGACTGATGCGGGTGAACCCGCTCTGTTTAATGGTGTCGATCAGGCGGACGACGCTGCCGTGCTGGGCGCCGGCGTCGGCGCGCAGGACCATGCGGTCCTCGCCCGTATCCGCCTTCAACTGCGTCAGCAGCGGCGGCAGTTCCGCCTCGGTCACGAGTCGCTCGTTCAGGAATACCCTGCCGTCCACGGTCAGGTACAGGATGGATGGCGTATCGACGGCCTCCTCGGCCGTCGCCGACCGCGGCAGCACCACGGTGACCGCCGGTTGAGACCGGAAGCTCGAGGTGACCAGCAGGAAGATCA comes from bacterium and encodes:
- a CDS encoding biopolymer transporter ExbD, giving the protein MNFRERKRGRSLVLNVTSLIDVMFLMLIFLLVTSSFRSQPAVTVVLPRSATAEEAVDTPSILYLTVDGRVFLNERLVTEAELPPLLTQLKADTGEDRMVLRADAGAQHGSVVRLIDTIKQSGFTRISLSARAAGAE